A genomic stretch from Ictalurus punctatus breed USDA103 chromosome 2, Coco_2.0, whole genome shotgun sequence includes:
- the LOC108275856 gene encoding 5-hydroxytryptamine receptor 1B, protein MERSDAFKATPVAYGELLNLSSNSTDSNYTGETAEKSASVFAQTSAAVILSLLTCATALSNAFVIATIYQSQKLHTPANLLIGSLAVTDLLVSVLVMPVSAAYTISQTWTLGQVACDLWLSSDITCCTASILHLCVIALDRYWAITDAVGYSARRTRGRAAGMIAGAWVIAISISVPPFFWRQVKADEEVTSCHVNQDHVFYTIYSTFGAFYIPTLLLVVLYGRIYVEARKRILKQSPQKPGKRLTSAHLITHSPGSVASTTSLTYGTTELTSYDGTASVPANSQVKVTMSDALLEKKRISAARERKATKTLGIILGAYIVCWLPFFIYALLVPICPSCTFYPELFDLFTWLGYLNSLINPIIYTMSNEDFKQAFHKLMRFNCCRS, encoded by the coding sequence ATGGAGCGCTCTGATGCCTTCAAGGCGACCCCCGTGGCGTATGGAGAGCTACTGAACCTTTCGTCCAACTCCACGGACTCGAATTACACGGGTGAGACGGCGGAAAAGAGCGCGAGCGTATTTGCGCAGACGAGCGCGGCTGTGATTCTGTCTCTTCTGACGTGCGCTACTGCGCTGTCCAATGCGTTCGTCATTGCCACCATATATCAATCCCAGAAGCTGCACACACCTGCCAACCTTTTGATCGGCTCGCTGGCTGTCACTGACCTGCTCGTGTCTGTGTTGGTGATGCCTGTGAGTGCTGCGTACACCATCAGCCAAACGTGGACGCTGGGTCAGGTGGCATGTGACCTGTGGTTGTCATCAGACATCACGTGCTGCACAGCATCAATTCTTCACTTATGCGTGATTGCACTTGACCGCTACTGGGCCATCACGGACGCCGTGGGGTACTCTGCAAGGCGCACGCGTGGCCGTGCAGCCGGCATGATTGCCGGTGCCTGGGTCATCGCCATATCCATCTCGGTGCCACCCTTCTTCTGGCGCCAGGTCAAGGCGGACGAAGAGGTCACCAGCTGCCACGTCAACCAAGACCACGTCTTCTACACCATCTACTCCACTTTCGGCGCCTTCTACATCCCCACGCTGCTGCTAGTGGTGCTCTACGGTAGGATTTACGTAGAGGCCCGGAAACGGATCTTGAAACAGTCGCCCCAAAAGCCTGGCAAAAGACTCACATCCGCCCATTTGATCACACACTCGCCTGGCTCGGTGGCATCCACTACGTCGCTCACGTATGGCACAACTGAGTTGACGTCGTACGATGGTACAGCCTCTGTCCCAGCAAACAGTCAGGTGAAAGTCACCATGTCAGACGCGCTTCTGGAGAAGAAGCGCATCTCTGCGGCTCGGGAAAGGAAGGCAACAAAAACTTTAGGGATTATACTCGGGGCCTACATTGTGTGCTGGCTGCCTTTCTTCATTTATGCGTTACTCGTGCCTATCTGCCCCTCGTGCACATTTTACCCCGAGCTTTTCGACTTGTTCACGTGGCTCGGCTACCTGAACTCGCTCATCAACCCTATTATTTACACCATGTCCAATGAGGATTTCAAACAGGCTTTCCATAAACTTATGCGCTTTAACTGTTGCCGATCTTGA